From a single Pirellulaceae bacterium genomic region:
- a CDS encoding alpha/beta hydrolase, which produces MLNSIALITPSGRTLSVKALGSGPAVILLHGFPLDHRMWTQTAEHLGTWFHCLIPELRGFGLSSLDDQYRIEDLADDIDVMRKHLAPDQQVHLIGLSMGGYVALEYWRKYGQHLKSLTLTNTKPSVDDTAARQARLDMAERVVQAGTWPTVQPLMGRLIAANSSGTEVHQLLQTILQTASPAAIAAAQRAMAERRDFVPHLESIKLPTLVLTGQLDPLAPPDATRQWAERISTSSYHEIPSVGHMTPMEAPAHFNRLVGEFLLSNR; this is translated from the coding sequence GTGCTCAATTCAATCGCACTGATTACGCCTAGTGGCCGGACTCTGTCGGTCAAGGCCTTGGGATCGGGCCCGGCGGTAATTCTGCTGCATGGGTTTCCTCTAGATCATCGCATGTGGACCCAAACGGCCGAACACCTGGGGACGTGGTTCCACTGCTTGATCCCCGAGTTGCGTGGCTTCGGTCTATCGTCGTTGGACGATCAATATCGGATCGAAGATTTAGCCGACGACATCGACGTCATGCGCAAACATTTGGCACCCGATCAGCAAGTACACCTGATCGGCCTGTCGATGGGAGGCTACGTGGCGCTGGAGTATTGGCGCAAGTACGGACAACATCTTAAATCGTTGACGCTGACCAACACCAAGCCGTCGGTGGATGACACAGCGGCTCGTCAGGCACGGTTGGACATGGCCGAGCGAGTCGTGCAAGCGGGGACATGGCCGACAGTCCAGCCGCTTATGGGGCGATTGATCGCCGCCAATAGTTCGGGCACAGAGGTCCACCAGTTGTTGCAGACCATACTGCAGACAGCTAGCCCGGCAGCGATTGCGGCGGCCCAGCGGGCCATGGCGGAGCGGCGCGATTTTGTTCCGCACCTGGAGTCAATCAAACTGCCGACGCTGGTCCTGACCGGACAGCTCGACCCGTTGGCGCCGCCGGATGCTACGCGACAGTGGGCCGAGCGCATATCGACCAGCAGCTACCATGAGATACCATCGGTTGGTCATATGACTCCCATGGAGGCCCCCGCACACTTTAACCGGCTGGTCGGAGAATTCTTACTCAGCAATCGCTGA
- a CDS encoding NupC/NupG family nucleoside CNT transporter: protein MNPLMSLVGMATLILLAVALSTNRRAIKIRTVLGAFAIQAGLGAFVLYVPIGQDTLKAASDAVSQVIGYGQDGIQFLFGGLVIHEKMAENFGHDGFVFALRVLPVIIFFSSLISVLYYLGIMQLVIRLLGGALRLLLGTSRTESMSATANIFVGQTEAPLVVRPYIAGMTRSELFAVMTGGLASVAGSVLAGYASMGVKMEYLIAASFMAAPGGLLFAKLIVPETEPIDNRHTHRDDSAEAGPANVIDAAAVGAADGLKLALNVGAMLLAFIGLISLLNGMLSGVGSRLGYENLSLELILGWTFSPLAFLIGVPWQEASVAGSFIGQKLVVNEFVAYLNLAPYLDNRQLIGEVAMSDHTKAIVSFALCGFANLSSIAILLGGLGSMAPSRRPEIARFGLRAVAAGSLSNLMSATIAGFFLSLSGG from the coding sequence ATGAATCCGCTGATGAGTCTGGTCGGAATGGCTACCTTAATCCTGTTGGCGGTAGCCCTGTCAACGAATCGACGCGCCATCAAAATCCGGACCGTTCTAGGAGCCTTCGCCATTCAAGCAGGCTTAGGAGCCTTTGTACTGTATGTGCCCATCGGTCAAGACACACTGAAAGCAGCTTCGGATGCGGTCAGCCAAGTCATCGGCTACGGTCAGGATGGCATCCAGTTCTTGTTCGGCGGATTGGTGATCCATGAAAAGATGGCCGAGAATTTTGGTCATGACGGCTTTGTATTCGCTCTGCGTGTGTTGCCGGTCATCATCTTTTTTTCGTCGCTAATTTCTGTGTTGTACTATCTAGGCATCATGCAGTTGGTGATTCGGTTATTGGGTGGCGCACTTCGGTTGCTGCTAGGAACCTCGCGAACCGAATCGATGTCGGCCACGGCCAATATCTTTGTGGGTCAAACAGAAGCACCGCTGGTCGTTCGCCCCTATATCGCTGGCATGACGCGCTCTGAACTGTTTGCGGTCATGACCGGTGGACTGGCGTCGGTGGCCGGTTCGGTACTAGCCGGCTACGCATCGATGGGCGTGAAGATGGAGTACTTGATCGCTGCTTCTTTCATGGCTGCGCCTGGCGGCCTGCTATTTGCCAAGTTGATCGTGCCGGAAACCGAGCCGATCGACAATCGTCACACCCATAGGGATGATTCCGCCGAAGCGGGCCCGGCCAACGTGATCGACGCCGCGGCCGTCGGAGCTGCCGATGGACTGAAGCTGGCCTTGAACGTCGGTGCCATGCTGTTGGCGTTTATCGGCCTGATTAGCCTGTTGAACGGCATGCTGTCGGGTGTCGGCTCGCGGCTGGGCTACGAGAATCTGTCGTTGGAGTTGATTTTGGGTTGGACATTCTCACCGCTGGCGTTCTTGATTGGTGTCCCATGGCAAGAAGCTTCGGTCGCCGGTTCGTTCATTGGCCAGAAGCTGGTGGTCAACGAGTTCGTGGCCTATTTGAATTTGGCACCCTACCTCGACAATCGACAACTCATTGGCGAAGTCGCCATGTCCGACCACACCAAAGCCATCGTCTCATTTGCGCTCTGTGGCTTCGCCAACTTATCGTCGATTGCCATTCTGCTGGGTGGACTTGGGTCCATGGCCCCTAGTCGCCGCCCAGAGATCGCGCGATTTGGTCTACGGGCCGTCGCTGCCGGTTCGCTTTCGAACCTGATGTCCGCCACTATCGCCGGCTTTTTTCTGTCGCTATCCGGCGGTTAG
- a CDS encoding DUF2752 domain-containing protein yields MPLNPASSQYVQSHSSVLARTEDRRAPCEPQPIESTTTRLVEPVGASLPGPVRWLWLTAPVAVLALSVLLRPGPDRSLLLPWSTIALPDACTSYRLLGVDCPGCGLTRSFVHLSRGNLAAAWQLNPVGIALYVLVIAQIPLATVQCLPQRIRNAWRRRPFYSRWFGANMWIALGMMVALAMQWVLRMTWSW; encoded by the coding sequence GTGCCACTCAATCCAGCGTCCAGCCAATATGTGCAGAGCCATTCGAGCGTCCTGGCGCGCACAGAGGATCGACGAGCGCCTTGCGAACCGCAGCCGATAGAGTCCACGACGACGCGCCTGGTTGAACCGGTTGGCGCTTCGCTGCCTGGGCCGGTGCGCTGGCTGTGGCTGACGGCCCCCGTGGCTGTGCTGGCGCTGTCGGTGTTATTGCGTCCCGGTCCGGATCGCAGCCTGCTGCTGCCTTGGAGTACCATCGCCTTGCCCGACGCTTGCACATCGTATCGGTTGCTGGGAGTCGATTGCCCCGGTTGCGGTTTGACTCGCAGCTTTGTCCATCTGTCGCGCGGCAATCTAGCAGCCGCCTGGCAGCTCAACCCAGTGGGCATTGCTTTGTATGTGTTGGTGATTGCGCAAATTCCTTTGGCCACTGTCCAGTGCCTGCCGCAGCGCATACGCAATGCTTGGCGGCGGCGCCCCTTCTATAGTCGCTGGTTTGGTGCAAACATGTGGATAGCGCTGGGTATGATGGTAGCGCTGGCGATGCAGTGGGTGTTACGCATGACTTGGAGCTGGTGA